Within Cucumis melo cultivar AY chromosome 4, USDA_Cmelo_AY_1.0, whole genome shotgun sequence, the genomic segment GTGCAAAGCGATGGGTTTCCTCTTTGGTTAGACATTGCACTTGGGAAGCTACTTTAATGGCTAAGAGTTGTTCAACACTCAACGGAGGTACACTCGTATACAACTGATCTTGTTATCCCCTGTTATATTATTAttcccttttttctttatcAAAATATAGTTCTTGTTTTATTCACTTGGTTCTCTTGGTTACTGTTGTCCAGCTAGGTTTAGGAATGAATTTTTGATTGTAGTATTTGTTGTTATTTCTATTTACTGATTTGATTATAATCAAGGGGAAAGGAGATTGGATGATTTGGTTTTAGTTTTAGGGAAAGCTTTGATTGATTTGAAATATGTATGTGGATGAGTTAATCATGATCTTGAATTTTCAACTTCATTTAATTCATTGATTAATTCTAGAAGTTAAACTTTTGAATAAGTGGTGTaatcattaatacccttatggTTAGAAGAGAATGgctttatttttttgtattggATGGTAATatttattagtttaatttgagcTTTTAATCCGTTACTAAAGTTGGACGTGTTTAATTTTTTGATTAGACTCGAAATGAAAATTCTagtctttatttttcttttgctaatGTAAGTATAGTATAGTTTAACCGATTAAAAACATATGTTATTAATTGAAAGATGATCAGAAGTTTGAATCTTTTATTTCATGGCAAGACTTTTTTAAAGCGTAAATGATCGTTTGTAGAGTAAATGAGGTGTAAAGTtatattaacttttttttttttaagaaaagaataGTGTGTGTAACAAGTCTTTGGTGATGATATGTGTAGTATTACTATTACAAGCTGGAAGGTTAAGTGTGTTGAAGTTGGCTGAGAGAATGACAAAGAGTTTCTACAGAAATGTGAGTAGTTCTAAAGAAAATCCATGGGTTAAAATTCCCTTTCCTGGACCTCAAGACATTAGGGTTGTGGTGACCCCAAATCTCAATGATGATCCTGGAAGACCTCCATGTACCTCGGTGGTTTTCGCCACCTCCGTTCACGTTCCGACCAACCCAAAGCATCTTTTCCATTACCTTCGTCATGAGAAGTCTCGTAACAAGGTACACGATTCAAATTTTTACATCTTTAATATAaggtttgtttgtttgttttattgttGCATGGTGTGATTTAATATCTACCaaaaattgattgattaaatGCAGTCTAATGTCACTGTTATTTAGTAACTAAGATGTGTACAAGATAACTAGTGAGAAGAAATTAAAAGTTTTCGAGATTGTGAATTGTTGGGGGTAGTTGAAAGATATGTAGAAGTGTCGATTGATGGCTGCATGATGGACTTGGTTTGACCATTGGAAACTTTTGTTTGCTTTGAGAAATTGGCTGCAATAAAGTTGATTTGTGCATGTGGATTTTTTCATGTCTCAACCTACTAAATTGAGAATAGCTTGTATATTTTAAGAATTTTCGTCTTTTTAATCTGTTGAATTTAAAACTGTTAACTTTGGATTTACATTCTTTACAATTTCTAGAATTAATAGATTATTTAaatacaaatttttattttgtctaATGAAATCTTAAACTCTAATGTTATGTCTTTCTTGAATTTGAAAAAgcaaaatcaaaattcaaaaattaaaattagacaaAATTCCAAATGTTTATGGactaaatttattaattaaccctagtttctttaaattaaactttgTAATCTTTTTACCAATCAATACGTTAAGGTGGTGCAATACTTTTCTCGAGTTTGGTAGAGTTTGAGACTTCAAAAGTTTTATTAATTGAAAGATTCTTCAAATAGGATTggatagatttttttttcttttagttgagaattttgacCGTGTCAATTGAATTGTGCTTTTGACATGTCTGGATTAATTTTGATCGGTGAGTAAGCTTTGACATGGGATGAAGTCATGATGTATTAAATACCATGATACTAAATAAAAGTATTATATCCAAATTACTATTGAATCGTGGTAATATAAAATTGAACTAAGATATAAATCGTTTTCATTTACATTTACACTTTCATGTGGTAATCAAGATCTACTAATTCTAATCAACTTTCGTTATATATATTGCGTAGTGGGACATCCTTTCATACGGTCATGTCATTACAGAACTTTCTTGCATCATCAATGGCACCGATTCAAGAAACAGAGTGTCCATAATTCAAGTGAACGTAAGTTTGTTGCTTCGACTTTTTCTACGCACCAGCACTTTAGCTGTTCGAACTATAACTATGAACTTCCCAAATTTGCAGTCAGCACCAAGACGAATCGAAATCTTTTACCTGCAAGAGAGTTTCTTTGACGCATCGGGGTCCTATATAGTCTTTGCACCTGTTGATATCTACGCAATGGCAGTGGTCTTACGTGGAGGAAACCCAGATTACGTGGCTATCTTGCCTTCTGGCTTCGCAATCCTTCCCGATAGACCAAGAATGAATGGAGAGGAAGATGTAGCTGATGGAAGCATTTTAACGGTTGCTCTCAACATCATCGATCATTCAGTAACTCAACGAGTGCCTTTTCAATCAATGGTTTCGATGCATAGAATTATGACCGAAACTGTTGCCTCAATCAAGGGGGCTTTCAAAATTCAACAATTTTGAATAAGAAACTGTAATAATTGCCATTGCCATATTTGGTAATTGGTATGAAAACATGTTCTTTCAGATCTTAGGACAAGTACTGCTATATTCTGAAGGTGTCAGCCAAATATAGCATGAAATAGGTGGCTTTCAACTTTCAAGCTGTTTGTGTAATAATTTACAAATATGTTTCACCCCTTTTCCTTGATCAGTGGGGAGAATGGAATTTAAATTAAAAGGGAGAAAAACTCTGAGCAATTTCTGATGTGAAAGCTCAACTTTGAACATCCCACAAGGCACAAAACCTCAAGGTGAACTACTCGGTGATGAATTGTTCGGTAGCTTGAGGAGTGCTGATCACGAACATTCAGACCGATGACGATATTGAGAGGAGTAAAAACTTGAAAATGAGAAATTATTGCCCTATGCTACCTCAGGGTTCATCATCTCCTTGGAAGAATATCTGAAAATGAGAAATCATGGAAAGGAGGACCTGCAAAATAGAGTTAATATGGTATGGTTTGTTACATCGTTTcgatatataataaatataaaatataatatcaagCGGCTATACTGCAAACATAATCCACATTGGTGATGGTTACTCccttttttcataatttttccCTAATCTGTCATCTTATTCAATATTCTGGAGCATAGAGAACCCAATGTATCGACTTCTTTACATAAGAAAACACAAGGGTAAGAagacaagagagagagaggatgaAAGAAGGCTATAGATTCAAGACCTTCTTGTTCGCGGAGAATGTAAAATGGAATGTGTGCAACCATCTTATTTCTGCCTTGACTCCAGTCGACAGTGCCTGGGTTGTGTGCATCTTCACTGGCAGGTTTTGAAGGCCCCAAAATGGACAAAGAAACTCCAGGGTCACTCAATAGTCCTAAATAATCGTGAGCCCGAGTCCAGACCCTGGAATCTGAGGTTCGAGATCGAGCTACCTGTTCATGCAAAATTTAGTTCAGTAGTGTCAAACAACGTATTTTTGCCTTATGTAGGAGCATAAAG encodes:
- the LOC103495037 gene encoding homeobox-leucine zipper protein ROC2-like; its protein translation is MRAEFQIPSPIVETRESCFGRFCKQLAPYTWGIVDVSLEDLFPYPLPVGFRRKPSGCLIQASPNDLSKVIWVEHMEVDQQTIMVNEMYEAYINSGLAFGAKRWVSSLVRHCTWEATLMAKSCSTLNGVLLLQAGRLSVLKLAERMTKSFYRNVSSSKENPWVKIPFPGPQDIRVVVTPNLNDDPGRPPCTSVVFATSVHVPTNPKHLFHYLRHEKSRNKWDILSYGHVITELSCIINGTDSRNRVSIIQVNSAPRRIEIFYLQESFFDASGSYIVFAPVDIYAMAVVLRGGNPDYVAILPSGFAILPDRPRMNGEEDVADGSILTVALNIIDHSVTQRVPFQSMVSMHRIMTETVASIKGAFKIQQF